The Sorex araneus isolate mSorAra2 chromosome 5, mSorAra2.pri, whole genome shotgun sequence genome has a segment encoding these proteins:
- the LOC105942981 gene encoding 60S ribosomal protein L10-like, whose translation MAADSKGLLGSIRSLWLQTGMRGAFGKPQGTVARVHIGQVIMSIRTKLQNKEHVIEALCRAKFKFPGRQNTHISKKWGFTKFSADEFADMVEEKRLIPDGCGVKYIPNRGPLDKWWALHS comes from the exons ATGGCTGCCGACAGCAAGGGGCTCCTGGGTAGTATACGCAGCCTGTG GCTCCAAACAGGTATGCGGGGAGCCTTCGGAAAGCCCCAGGGCACAGTGGCCAGGGTCCACATTGGCCAGGTCATCATGTCCATCCGCACCAAACTGCAGAACAAGGAGCATGTGATTGAGGCTCTCTGTCGGGCCAAGTTCAAGTTTCCTGGTCGCCAGAACACCCACATCTCCAAGAAGTGGGGTTTCACCAAGTTCAGCGCGGATGAGTTTGCAGACATGGTAGAGGAGAAGCGGCTCATCCCGGATGGCTGTGGCGTCAAATACATCCCCAACCGTGGGCCTCTGGACAAGTGGTGGGCACTGCACTCCTGA